In the Ilumatobacteraceae bacterium genome, one interval contains:
- a CDS encoding PD-(D/E)XK nuclease family protein, with protein sequence MTDAAATELSPLQHKTLGLLRRAADPVVFDTAFIASLRADVDEAFEGFRERLGDESIFLSKHRVSSVLGCEVQHLHDDEFSWSPAVAGGQVAHRAVQLMINWRGDPVPADVVDEALARLADDDSSIGDWIEGLSEADLADLRGFAVDKLIKFQECFPPLDRRAAPTVESSVRWPVDGPIVLSGKVDLTLGRPAGAESRKVIIDLKTGWVSPKHREDLRFYALVETLRTQIPPRKIASFYLDAGEPVVEDVTERVLLTASRRMLDAANAEIELRVEGRAPVKRPGVSCKWCPLQDDCVEGQAYLAGGDERD encoded by the coding sequence ATGACCGACGCCGCTGCGACCGAGCTGAGTCCGCTGCAGCACAAGACGTTGGGGCTCCTCCGCCGAGCTGCCGATCCCGTCGTGTTCGACACCGCGTTCATCGCCTCACTCCGCGCCGACGTCGACGAGGCGTTCGAGGGGTTCCGCGAGCGCCTCGGCGACGAGTCGATCTTCCTCAGCAAGCATCGCGTGTCGAGCGTGCTCGGCTGCGAGGTGCAGCACCTGCACGACGACGAGTTCAGTTGGTCGCCGGCCGTCGCCGGCGGCCAGGTCGCCCACCGTGCGGTCCAGCTGATGATCAACTGGCGAGGCGACCCGGTGCCGGCCGACGTCGTCGACGAAGCACTCGCCCGACTCGCCGACGACGATTCGAGCATCGGCGACTGGATCGAAGGCCTCAGCGAGGCCGACCTCGCCGACCTGCGCGGCTTCGCGGTCGACAAGTTGATCAAGTTCCAAGAGTGCTTCCCGCCGCTCGACCGTCGAGCAGCACCGACGGTCGAGTCGAGCGTGCGATGGCCAGTCGACGGTCCGATCGTGCTGTCGGGCAAGGTCGACCTCACCCTCGGGCGTCCGGCGGGCGCCGAGAGCCGCAAGGTGATCATCGACCTCAAGACCGGGTGGGTCTCCCCCAAACATCGCGAAGACCTCCGGTTCTACGCACTCGTCGAGACGCTCCGCACCCAGATCCCGCCCCGCAAGATCGCATCGTTCTACCTCGATGCCGGCGAACCCGTCGTCGAAGACGTGACCGAGCGGGTCCTGCTCACGGCGAGCCGACGCATGCTCGATGCGGCCAACGCGGAGATCGAACTCCGTGTCGAAGGCCGTGCACCGGTCAAACGCCCAGGGGTCTCGTGCAAGTGGTGCCCGCTGCAGGACGACTGTGTCGAGGGGCAGGCCTACCTCGCCGGTGGCGAC